From one Thunnus maccoyii chromosome 6, fThuMac1.1, whole genome shotgun sequence genomic stretch:
- the LOC121899091 gene encoding uncharacterized protein LOC121899091 codes for MTDMKNPVRALLVVGLLLTGVRCKKDALFVYSRLGGDALLPCTNLVSPDCSFISWTFYKGGQVQYTTEVSRGQVSEDSDKANRMSVTSNCSLSFRDLKVNDAGSYVCLQRDKSVINVYLSLVTITTFSSIADLQPGGNLTLNCILFTYYDAGSCKSYSSNVFNLSWVSEDGSQLTKDSRLTGYSRCNITLVTKLQKEDNNRKWRCQVSTTESSRAAFVDFTSSFLFQIPPTAQIQSPESGHAECSVHLPVSRIVLCVALPVMVLIVGFFTWRGDRKRAKTSAAGIELQEFS; via the exons ATGACAGATATGAAAAACCCGGTGAGAGCTCTGCTGGTCGTCGGTCTGCTATTGACAG gtgtgagGTGCAAAAAAGATGCACTGTTTGTGTACAGCAGGCTTGGAGGTGACGCCCTCCTGCCTTGTACCAACCTGGTTTCCCCGGACTGCTCCTTTATCTCCTGGACCTTCTACAAGGGCGGACAGGTGCAATACACCACAGAGGTCAGCCGAGGGCAGGTGAGCGAAGACTCAGACAAAGCCAACCGCATGTCCGTCACATCCAACTGCTCTCTCAGCTTCCGTGACCTGAAGGTCAACGACGCCGGCTCCTACGTCTGCCTGCAGCGTGACAAATCCGTCATTAACGTTTACCTGTCTCTCGTCACCATCACCACGTTTTCCTCCATCGCTGACCTGCAGCCTGGAGGAAACCTCACCCTGAACTGCATCCTGTTCACTTACTATGATGCTGGGAGCTGCAAGTCATACTCCAGCAACGTGTTCAACCTCAGCTGGGTGTCTGAGGATGGATCTCAGCTGACCAAAGACAGCAG GTTGACTGGCTACTCTCGCTGCAACATCACTCTGGTCACCAAACTCCAGAAGGAAgacaacaacaggaagtggAGGTGTCAGGTGAGCACCACAGAAAGCAGCAGGGCAGCGTTTGTGGACTTCACATCCTCCTTTTTATTCCAGATTCCTCCAACTGCCCAGATTCAGAGTCCTGAGTCTGGGCATGCGGAGTGTTCGGTCCATCTGCCCGTCAGCCGCATCGTGCTGTGTGTGGCTCTGCCGGTCATGGTGCTCATAGTTGGATTCTTCACATGGAGAGGAGACCGCAAGAGAGCCAAAACATCTGCAGCTGGTATTGAGCTCCAGGAATTCAGCTGA